The Flavobacterium jumunjinense genome includes a region encoding these proteins:
- a CDS encoding NAD(P)/FAD-dependent oxidoreductase, with the protein MYDVVIIGAGVAGCSTAIALKNQNKHLKIAIIERGFYENITRRIGETLPPQASNQFQKLGIWEAFLACNFLSSYGTSSVWGSSELYTNEYIYSPFGYGWNLDRSVFDRFMMNETQQRGVDFFFKTSCTTALKSPSHWQLTCFENTNEKQIAARFVVDASGKKAAFTSLQGISKITNDTLVGIYRFYDTNNEVLSLKKGTLVETDANGWWYSATLPNNKLVIGYMTDADIATKLNLKSKASFENLLNTSVYTTKRIPKHFSYSENQLVAAQSQYVTNCVGEAWLAVGDAASSYDPISSMGIYKSLVMSQFATFAILDYLKNETLGLRKYEYIVQQDYTHYEAKKAKYYSQEQRYQESAFWQRRQKQKLT; encoded by the coding sequence ATGTATGACGTAGTAATTATAGGAGCAGGAGTAGCAGGTTGTTCAACGGCTATTGCTTTAAAAAATCAAAATAAGCACCTCAAAATAGCCATTATTGAGCGTGGTTTCTATGAAAATATTACACGTCGCATTGGAGAAACATTGCCTCCCCAAGCTTCCAATCAATTTCAAAAATTGGGCATTTGGGAGGCTTTTTTGGCATGTAATTTCCTGTCTTCCTATGGTACATCTTCCGTTTGGGGATCGTCAGAATTATACACCAACGAGTATATTTATTCCCCTTTTGGCTATGGTTGGAACTTAGACCGTAGTGTTTTTGATCGTTTCATGATGAATGAAACCCAACAAAGAGGCGTCGATTTCTTTTTTAAAACAAGCTGTACTACTGCTTTAAAGTCACCATCACATTGGCAACTAACGTGTTTCGAAAACACCAATGAAAAACAAATTGCAGCTCGTTTTGTCGTTGATGCATCAGGAAAAAAAGCAGCTTTTACAAGTCTTCAAGGCATCTCTAAAATTACTAACGATACTCTAGTTGGTATTTATCGTTTTTACGATACAAATAACGAAGTGCTGTCTCTAAAAAAAGGTACTTTGGTTGAAACCGATGCTAACGGTTGGTGGTATAGCGCTACTTTACCCAACAATAAATTGGTTATTGGCTACATGACCGATGCCGATATTGCAACGAAATTAAACTTAAAATCGAAGGCTTCATTCGAAAACCTATTGAATACATCAGTCTACACTACAAAGCGTATTCCTAAGCATTTTTCCTATTCCGAAAACCAATTGGTGGCAGCACAAAGTCAGTATGTAACCAACTGTGTGGGCGAGGCTTGGTTGGCTGTTGGAGACGCAGCATCAAGTTACGATCCCATTTCGTCTATGGGAATCTATAAATCATTAGTAATGAGTCAATTTGCCACCTTTGCTATACTCGATTATTTAAAGAATGAAACATTAGGTTTAAGAAAATATGAATATATCGTGCAACAAGACTATACCCACTATGAAGCAAAAAAAGCAAAATACTACAGTCAAGAACAACGCTATCAAGAAAGCGCATTTTGGCAAAGAAGGCAAAAACAAAAACTAACATAA